From a single Miscanthus floridulus cultivar M001 chromosome 8, ASM1932011v1, whole genome shotgun sequence genomic region:
- the LOC136475652 gene encoding protein arginine N-methyltransferase 5 isoform X1 — translation MPLGQRPGDKSDSRYCGVEVLDFPAGEGLPAVLSHSLASAFDFILSPLVDPNYRPAPGAVLPVSASDLVLGPAQWSNHVVGKISEWIDLDAEDERLRLDSELTLKQEIAWASHVSLQACVLPAPRRSFCGNYARVVNQILQGLTNMHLWLRLPLEKSEPMDVNLDKIKNNSHTSEIVDSWELWNSFRLLCDHSSQLCVALDISSTLPSINSLGRWFGEPVKAAILQTNAFLTNSRGYPCLSKRHQRLLTGFFNHSVQVIISGRSNLNVFPASGVLSGDESYTEAVLLDSPVRHALTPYLEYIACLYQRMDPLPEQERFEINYRDFLQSPLQPLMDNLEAQTYETFEKDVVKYTQYRRAVAKALVDRVADDAVSTTSTVLMVVGAGRGPLVRASLQAAEETGRKLKVYAVEKNPNAVITLHSLIKLEGWESLVTVISSDMRCWDAPEKADILVSELLGSFGDNELSPECLDGAQRFLKPDGISIPSSYTSFIQPITASKLHNDIKAHKDIAHFETAYVVKLHRIATLAPPQQVFTFTHPNFSPNASNQRYTKLQFEMLPDMGSCLVHGFAGYFDSVLYKDVHLGIEPNTATPNMFSWFPIFFPLRKPIYVPEGSPIEVHFWRCCAPTKVWYEWAVTTPTPSPIHNSNGRSYWVGL, via the exons ATGCCGCTGGGGCAGCGCCCGGGGGACAAGAGCGACTCCCGCTACTGCGGGGTGGAGGTGCTCGACTTCCCGGCCGGCGAGGGCCTCCCCGCCGTCCTCAGCCACTCCCTCGCCTCCGCCTTCGACTTCATCCTCTCCCCTCTG GTTGACCCCAACTACCGGCCGGCGCCCGGCGCCGTTCTGCCCGTGTCGGCGTCGGACCTCGTCCTCGGCCCGGCCCAGTGGAGCAACCACGTCGTCGGGAAGATCAGCGAGTGGATCGATTTGGACGCGGAGGACGAGCGGCTCCGCCTGGACTCCGAGCTCACGCTGAAGCAGGAGATCGCGTGGGCGTCTCACGTCTCGCTGCAG GCATGTGTTCTTCCTGCCCCCAGGAGATCTTTTTGTGGCAATTATGCCAGAGTTGTGAATCAAATTCTGCAAGGCCTGACCAATATGCAT TTGTGGCTTAGGTTGCCTCTGGAGAAGTCCGAGCCTATGGATGTCAATCTTGATAAAATAAAGAATAACAGCCACACG AGTGAAATAGTAGACTCGTGGGAATTATGGAATTCGTTCAGATTGCTATGTGACCATAGTAGCCAACTATGTGTGGCACTTGATATTTC GAGCACACTGCCATCAATAAACTCATTAGGGCGGTGGTTTGGGGAGCCTGTAAAGGCTGCTATTCTGCAAACCAAT GCTTTTCTTACAAATTCAAGAGGATATCCTTGTTTATCAAAGCGGCACCAGAGGCTGCTAACTGGATTTTTTAACCATTCTGTTCAG GTGATAATCTCTGGGAGATCAAATCTCAATGTTTTCCCAGCATCTGGAGTGCTCTCAGGTGATGAGAGCTACACTGAAG CTGTTCTTTTAGATTCCCCTGTTCGACATGCATTAACTCCGTACCTGGAGTACATTGCGTGCCTATATCAGAGGATGGATCCACTTCCTGAGCAGGAACGCTTTGAG ATTAATTACAGGGATTTTTTGCAGTCTCCTCTCCAG CCTCTAATGGATAATTTGGAAGCTCAGACTTATGAGACATTTGAGAAGGATGTTGTGAAGTATACTCAG TATCGAAGAGCAGTTGCTAAGGCCTTGGTTGATAGGGTTGCAGATGATGCAGTCTCCACAACTAGTACG GTTCTGATGGTTGTGGGAGCAGGCCGAGGACCTCTAGTACGAGCATCATTGCAG GCCGCTGAAGAAACTGGCCGCAAGTTAAAAGTATATGCTGTTGAAAAAAATCCTAACGCTGTTATTACTCTTCAT AGTTTGATCAAATTGGAGGGTTGGGAAAGCCTGGTTACTGTAATTTCTAGTGACATGCGGTGTTGGGATGCCCCTGAAAAGGCAGATATTCTG GTCAGTGAATTGCTTGGGTCCTTTGGTGACAATGAACTATCCCCTGAGTGTCTTGATGGTGCTCAGCGATTCTTGAAGCCTGATGGGATTTCCATTCCTTCATC ATACACCAGTTTCATCCAACCAATAACAGCATCAAAATTGCACAACGAC ATCAAAGCACACAAAGATATTGCACATTTTGAAACTGCATATGTTGTCAAACTACACCGCATAGCGACACTTGCACCTCCGCAGCAG GTTTTTACTTTCACCCATCCAAATTTCTCACCAAATGCTAGCAACCAAAGGTACACCAAGTTGCAATTTGAAATGCTACCAGATATGGGTTCATGCCTTGTGCACG GATTTGCGGGCTACTTTGACTCTGTTCTTTATAAGGATGTTCATCTTGGAATCGAGCCAAACACCGCTACACCAAACATGTTTAGCTG GTTCCCCATCTTCTTCCCATTGAGAAAGCCCATCTACGTGCCGGAAGGGTCTCCTATAGAAGTGCACTTCTGGCGGTGCTGTGCCCCCACAAAG GTGTGGTACGAGTGGGCTGTGACTACGCCGACTCCATCGCCGATCCACAACAGCAATGGCCGGTCGTATTGGGTTGGTCTATAA